The following coding sequences lie in one Strix aluco isolate bStrAlu1 chromosome 34, bStrAlu1.hap1, whole genome shotgun sequence genomic window:
- the LOC141917139 gene encoding olfactory receptor 14A16-like — MSNSSSITEFLLLAFADTRELQLLHFWLFLGIYLAALLGNGLIITTIACDHHLHTPMYFFLLNLSLLDLGSTSTTLPKAMDNSLWDNRDISYSGCAAQVFIFVFLITVEFYLLTIMSYDRYVAICKPLHYETLLGSRACVHMAVAAWGTGLLNSLLYTANIFSMPFCQGNAVDQFFCEISQILKLSCSHSYLREVGLIMFSACLGFGCFVFIVVSYVQILRAVLRIPSEQGRHKAFSTCLPHLAVVSLFVSTGTFAYLKPPSVSSPSLDLVVSFLYSVVPPTVNPLIYSMRNQELKETLKKLIQSLFLSTINLPMSLQK, encoded by the coding sequence atgtccaacagcagctccatcactgagttcctcctcctggcattcgcagacacacgggagctgcagctcttgcacttctggctcttcctgggcatctacctggctgccctcctgggcaacggcctcatcatcaccaccatcgcctgtgaccaccatctgcacacccccatgtacttcttcctcctcaacctctccctcctcgacctgggctccacctccaccactctccccaaagccatggacaattccctctgggacaacagggacatctcctactcaggatgtgctgcccaggtctTTATATTTGTCTTCTTGATCACAGTAGAATTTtatctcctcaccatcatgtctTACGACCGCTatgttgccatctgcaaacccctgcactacgagaccctcctgggcagcagagcttgtgtccacatggcagtagctgcctggggcactgggttgcTCAATTCTCTCTTGTACACAGCCAACATATTTTCAATGCCGTTCTGCCAAGGCAATgctgtggaccagttcttctgtgaaatctcccagatcctcaagctctcctgctcacactcctacctcagggaagttgggcttatTATGTTTAGTGCCTGTTTaggttttggatgttttgttttcattgtggtgtcctatgtgcagatcttgagggctgtgctgaggatcccctctgagcagggacggcacaaagccttttccacgtgcctccctcacctggccgtgGTCTCCCTCTTTGTCAGCACTGGCACATTTGCCTACCTGAAGCCCCCTTctgtctcctccccatccctggacctggtggtgtcatttctgtactcagtggtgcctccgacagtgaaccccctcatctacagcatgaggaaccaggagctTAAAGAAACATTGAAGAAGCTGATTCAATCACTGTTTCTCAGCACCATTAACCTGCCCATGTCTCTTCAGAAGTGA